From a region of the Buchnera aphidicola (Aphis fabae) genome:
- the nadK gene encoding NAD(+) kinase — protein sequence MKQYFNCIGIVGRPRHYNALRTHEILYKWLIKRGYKVFIEYNVSKKLKLKNPKTATLIEIGQLCDLAIVIGGDGNLLCTARILSYFNIKIIGINRGNLGFLTDLNPDNRFKKLSEVLSGNYFIENRFLLDVKIYKEKKLYQSSIAVNEVVLHPKYVAHMIEFEVYIDEKFAFAQRSDGLIISTPTGSTGYSLSAGGPIIAASLEAILLIPMFPHTLSARPLVIRSDSVICLKFSNVEKDLKISCDSQIVLPVKKKQHVLLQRSNYYLNLVHPKSYNYFETLTSKLNWSKKFF from the coding sequence ATGAAACAATATTTTAATTGTATCGGTATTGTTGGACGTCCTCGTCATTATAATGCATTAAGAACACATGAGATACTTTATAAATGGTTAATTAAAAGAGGTTATAAAGTTTTTATTGAATATAATGTTTCTAAAAAGTTAAAATTAAAAAATCCAAAAACTGCTACATTAATAGAAATCGGTCAACTTTGTGATTTAGCTATAGTAATTGGTGGAGATGGAAACTTATTATGTACAGCTCGAATTTTATCATATTTTAATATTAAAATCATTGGTATTAATCGAGGAAATTTAGGTTTTTTAACAGATTTAAATCCTGATAATCGATTTAAAAAATTATCTGAAGTTTTATCTGGAAACTATTTTATAGAAAACCGTTTTTTATTAGATGTAAAAATTTATAAGGAAAAAAAACTTTATCAATCTAGTATAGCTGTTAATGAAGTTGTTTTACATCCTAAATATGTAGCTCATATGATAGAATTTGAAGTTTATATTGACGAAAAATTTGCTTTTGCACAACGTTCAGATGGGTTAATTATTTCAACTCCCACTGGTTCAACAGGTTATTCACTTTCTGCAGGAGGACCAATTATAGCAGCTTCTTTGGAAGCTATATTATTGATACCCATGTTTCCTCATACTTTGTCAGCTCGACCATTAGTAATTAGAAGTGATAGTGTAATTTGTTTAAAGTTTTCTAATGTAGAAAAAGATTTAAAAATTAGTTGTGATAGTCAAATAGTATTACCTGTTAAAAAAAAACAACATGTTCTTCTTCAAAGAAGTAATTACTATTTAAATCTCGTGCATCCGAAAAGCTATAACTATTTTGAAACTTTAACTTCAAAATTAAATTGGTCTAAAAAATTTTTTTAA
- a CDS encoding outer membrane protein assembly factor BamE, whose protein sequence is MNIQIFIIKILLITFLLTSCSFLDNKNYNYNNIDKFYFSLNEFKKNYKGMTREQIIYIFGNPIISDSFSDTYHYIFCKQSTKDTCQKTTLNIFFKEDKVFYFSIE, encoded by the coding sequence ATGAATATTCAAATTTTTATAATTAAAATATTATTAATAACTTTTTTATTGACTAGTTGTTCATTTTTAGACAATAAAAATTATAATTATAATAATATAGATAAGTTTTATTTCAGTTTAAATGAGTTTAAAAAAAATTATAAAGGTATGACAAGAGAGCAAATAATTTATATTTTTGGAAATCCTATAATTTCTGATTCTTTTAGTGATACTTATCATTATATTTTTTGTAAACAATCTACAAAAGATACATGTCAAAAAACAACATTAAATATTTTTTTTAAAGAAGATAAAGTTTTTTATTTTAGTATTGAATAA
- a CDS encoding nucleotide exchange factor GrpE, with amino-acid sequence MDTEEKQEINKNISKQDQEKENEEKLNNVSTLKKTNKNELNELKEKLSNNQKKIHDMQLRHLAYIENIKKKSEIEIKNIKNIKKEEFFKKIIPIIDILEDTLSFSKNSNLDKESLVQGIQLILESLLKIMYKFGVKIEGKKNEIFNPKIHHVILTENSKEIQPNHIISVTRKGFSFNNIILRKAFVIISKT; translated from the coding sequence ATGGATACTGAAGAAAAACAAGAAATAAATAAAAATATTTCAAAACAAGATCAAGAAAAAGAAAACGAAGAAAAACTAAATAATGTTTCTACACTTAAAAAGACAAATAAAAATGAATTAAACGAATTAAAAGAAAAACTATCAAACAATCAAAAAAAAATACATGATATGCAATTAAGACATTTAGCATATATAGAAAATATTAAAAAAAAATCTGAAATAGAAATAAAAAATATAAAAAACATAAAAAAAGAAGAATTTTTTAAAAAAATAATTCCTATTATAGACATTTTAGAAGATACTTTATCTTTTTCTAAAAATTCAAATTTAGATAAAGAATCATTAGTACAAGGAATACAGTTAATATTAGAGTCTTTATTAAAAATAATGTATAAATTTGGAGTAAAAATAGAAGGTAAAAAAAATGAAATTTTTAATCCAAAAATTCATCATGTTATATTAACCGAAAATTCAAAAGAAATACAACCGAATCACATTATTTCAGTAACACGAAAAGGTTTTAGCTTTAATAATATTATACTTCGTAAAGCATTTGTAATAATTTCTAAAACTTAA
- the ung gene encoding uracil-DNA glycosylase encodes MNSSLTWKDLLSQEKKKYFFDAINYINKERLTKIIYPSSKDIFKAFLLTSFDEIKVVIVGQDPYFSNNQAHGLAFSVPKNKNIPPSLRNIYKELNSDFKKKYIFNHGCLENWAKQGVFLLNSILTVESGKPRSHNNIGWEIFTNKVIFYISKYKKSVVFLLWGNNAQKKYNLIDTNKHYILKSSHPSPLSAHRGFLGCKHFSKTNKILVECKKKEINWFDI; translated from the coding sequence ATGAATAGTAGTTTAACTTGGAAAGATCTTTTATCTCAAGAAAAAAAAAAATATTTTTTTGATGCTATTAATTATATTAACAAAGAACGTTTAACGAAAATCATATATCCTTCTTCTAAAGATATATTTAAAGCTTTTTTACTAACTTCTTTTGATGAAATTAAAGTAGTTATTGTTGGACAGGACCCTTATTTTTCAAATAATCAAGCACACGGATTGGCATTTTCAGTTCCTAAAAATAAAAATATACCACCTTCGTTAAGAAATATATATAAAGAATTAAATAGTGATTTTAAGAAAAAATATATATTTAATCATGGTTGTCTTGAAAATTGGGCAAAACAAGGTGTTTTTTTATTAAATTCTATTTTAACTGTTGAGTCAGGAAAACCAAGATCCCATAATAATATAGGATGGGAAATATTTACTAATAAAGTGATTTTTTATATTAGCAAATATAAAAAATCTGTTGTTTTTTTACTTTGGGGAAATAACGCTCAAAAAAAATATAATTTAATTGATACTAATAAACATTATATTTTAAAGTCATCGCATCCATCTCCATTATCAGCACATCGAGGTTTTTTGGGATGCAAACATTTTTCTAAAACTAATAAAATATTAGTTGAATGTAAAAAAAAAGAAATTAATTGGTTTGATATTTAA